A region of the Mycoavidus sp. HKI genome:
GGACAACGCCGCGTGCATTTATCGCCCATGATCATAAAGGTCGCCGTACCCTTACCAAAGCATTCGCCAATATTTGGGCAGCTCGCCTCTTCGCAAACGGTGTGCAACTGGTGCTCGCGCAGAATTTGCTTAATCTCGTAAAAGCGCGTGTTTGAACTGCCGGTGGCGGCTTTCACGCGAATCCAGTCCGGTTTTTTTAATTTCTCGGCAGGCACGATTTTAATCGGGATACGCGCCGTTTTAGCTTGGGATTTTTGCTTAATAGCAGGATTATAAAATGGCGGTGCGTTTTCGATCATGGGCGAAGCCGTCAATCGGCTCACCGGTGTTTCTGTTGTCATACGATTGTCCTATCAAGCAGCACAATTGGCATTGGCGGAGGGGCTCGCCGGGTTGTGCGCGGCAATATGGTGGGTTAACTGGTTAGCAAGCGTCTGTGCAACTTCGCGCCATTCGGCAACGACGCCTAAGCTAGCCATATCGACAATTTTCAAACCTGCGTAACCGCAAGGATTAATGTCATTAAAGGGTTGTAAATCCATCTTTACGTTTAAACTCACGCCGTGGTAACTACACCCTCGGCGGATTTTGAGTCCGAGCGCGGCAATTTTTGCGCCATGCAATGAGTCAGCATACCGTTCGGAAGATCCTGCGTAGTAAATACCCGGTGCGCCGGATTTACGCTCACCGACGATATTATACGCTGCCAGCGTATCAATCACCGCTTGCTCGATATAGGTGACCAATTCGCGCACCATTAACTGACGACGGCGCAGGTCGCACAACAGATACACTATCACCTGACCGGGGCCGTGATACGTAATTTGCCCGCCCCGATCAACCTGCACCAGTTCAATCTCTGGATTAGCCACCAGTAAATGGCTGGGCTTGCCGGCTTGCCCTAAAGTATAAACGGGGGGGTGCTCAACCAACCAAAGCTCATCTGGCGTGTCGCTCGTGCGCGTTTCAGTAAAGGCGCGCATTGCCTCAAAACTTATTTGGTACGGTTCAACGCCGCGCCATTGAAGGCAGATCTTTAACGCATCGGTAGATGTCGACATTTGTTTGGCCTCGCATTCGGCCCGCTGAAACTAAAGAACAACTGATACCATCGGGTGCAAGCTCAACGCGCGATAGATCTCGTCCAGCTGGTTACGATCACGCGCATGCACAATACACGTCAGGCCAATGTAGTTGCCATTACGCGAAGGACGCATTTCAATAGACGCGCCATCAAAATCAGCGTCAAACTGTTTGAGCAATCGCAGTATCTCTTCAGCAAAGCCTGGCTGGGTTTTGCCTAGCACTTTAATCGGGAAATCGCACGGGAAATCGATCAATGACTCATTCGCCGGGTTCATTCACGCATCCTTGGTTCATGAGCGATTACTGCGCGGCCAAACGTTTGGCATCAATCTTGATGCCTTCATCGGCCGAGAGCGGTCTTTCTTTCATGCGCTGATAACCTGCATAAAGCGCTGCAAAAACAGGGCCAGGCCGACCATTGCCCACTGGACAGTCATCAAGCCGAGTGATCGGTAGAATTTCTCTGCTGGCCGAACTCATCATAATCTCATCGGCTGCACGCAACTCCGCCTCAGTAATGATCCGCGCTTCAAATGTAATGCCCGCCTCAGCAGCCAGCTCTTCGAGCAGTCGATAACGGATCCCCTCCAAAATCAAATGATTAGACGGAGGAGCAAAAAGTCGGCCCGCTTTTACCACCCAAATATTAGATGATGAACCTTCGGTCAATTCTCCATTACGTAACTGGACAGTTTCAACCGCATTGTGTTCGGCCGCATATTGCGCCATTAACACATTGCCCAGTAGCGAGGTGGATTTAATATCGCAATGCAGCCAACGTGCATCTGGCGCCGTCACCGCTACTACGCCCTGCTCACGCGTTAGCGCACTAGGCGGTGTAAATGAATTGGCCATCATCAATACGGTTGGCGTACTGTGCGCTGGGAATACCTGCGCTCGAGCTGCAATTCCACGTGTTACCTGGATATAAATCAAACAACTCGTGTCATTGGTGTGCCTACTCACATGAAGGGTAATCGCCTTTTCAATCAGTGTGCGCCAGCCAGCCTCATTAAACGGGTCGGTAATACGGACTTTTGCAAGGCTGCGGACAAGCCGCGCCAGATGCTGCTCTATCCGAAACGGCCGCCAAACGTTAAGGGCCGGATCAGAGACTCGATAGACGGGTATGACTTCATATACGCCATCACCAAAAATAAAGCCTCGGTCCAGCACCGAAATACGCGCTTCTGACAAAGGCAACCATTCGCCATTTAGATAAACTGTTGAATCGTTCATGCAATGCAACCTTATTTTTTATTTCTGCCACATTTTTAGCAACATTAACCAAGCAGTATCCCACCAGCGGCCAAAGAAGCCGGCTTCTTTGACTTCTTCCAGCGCTACCAGTGGAAAGGCCGCGATTTCTTTGTCATCCGCCATGACTTTCACCATGCCAACCGGTTGCCCATTCGCGATCGGCGCAATCAAAGGTGTATTTAAATGCGCAATCGGCTTAATCTTATCTCCCATACCGCGAGGTACAGTAATGAATTTATCAGACTTTACACCAACTTTGAGCGTATTAGCCGCGCCTTTAAAAAGCCGCGGCGTATCAACCGGCTGCGCCCCAGGGTAAAGCCGGACCATATCATAGGCCTGATAGCCGTAATTAAGCATCTTAAGGCTATCCTGCACCCGGTCTTGTTCTTTGCGCTCACCCATCATCACCGTGACTAAGCGCCGGTTTATCTCTGGCGTTTGCGGTAGCGGACGCTTGGCCGATGCCGCTAGACAAAAACCCGCGGAGGTCGTGTGTCCTGTCTTCACGCCGTCAACCGTAGAGTCAAGCCATAACAATCGGTTCCGGTTAAATTGACGAATCTTATTGTAGGTAAATTCCTTCAGGGCAAAAAGCGGGTAATACTCTGGAAAATCTTGAATCAAGCGGGCCGATAACAACGCCACATCACTTGCGGAGGTATAGTGCTGTGGATTAGGCAAACCATTCACATCGGCATAGTGCGTATGTTTCATGCCTAAGCGTTGAGCCGCCTGGTTCATCAAGGTCAAAAAATTGGCTTCGCTACCGCCAATTAACTCCGCCAAGGCAATTACGGCATCATTGCCTGATTGCACCACCATCCCATGCACCAAATCGGAAACGGTGACCGGTTTATGCGCTTGAATAAACATCCGCGATTCATCCGGTTTAACGCGTCGCACCGCGTCACTCGGGGCGATACTTTGCTCCATGCCAATCTTTTTATCTTTAAGCGCCTCGAAAACCAGGTAAGCCGTCATTAATTTGGTTAACGACGCAGGCTCAACTTGCTCATCCGGATTGCTAGCAGCTAAAACCTGATTACTGGTTGCGTCCATTAATATCCATGAGCGCGCCAACACCGTAGGCGGCGGCACTTGCGCCTGCGCCAAAACAGAGGTTAAGGCCAAGCAAGCGCTTAACAGGGATAGAACCAAGTAGGAGAACGAAATCGGAAATCGCATAGTTTGCATAAAAATAAGGCTGAAAAGGGCTAGGAGAATACGCAACAACCGCTGGCTACAGCACTTTACTATACGCGCCAGTTCTCCACAATAATTCGCTTAAGGAGATGAAGCTTGCGATGAAAGAAATGATCCGCACCTGGAATAACAGTCACCGGCAATTCCTGCGGACGCGCCCAATCAAAGACCTCCGTCAATGGAATCGTCTCATCTTGTTCGCCATGAATGACAATCGTATCTTCCGGTACGGGTGCTACCGCCCAACGGCCGGCTGCTGTGCCAACAAAAACCAGCCGCTGCACGCTGATATTATTTTGCGCTAAACGTTGTGCAAGATGCGACAACACAAAGGTGCCAAATGAAAACCCCGCCAGCACCAGTGGGCTATCAGCACAAAGTGGCTGCGCCCGAAGATGCTCAAGCACCGCCAATAAATCATCTTGCTCGCCGTTACCCTGGTC
Encoded here:
- the lipB gene encoding lipoyl(octanoyl) transferase LipB — protein: MSTSTDALKICLQWRGVEPYQISFEAMRAFTETRTSDTPDELWLVEHPPVYTLGQAGKPSHLLVANPEIELVQVDRGGQITYHGPGQVIVYLLCDLRRRQLMVRELVTYIEQAVIDTLAAYNIVGERKSGAPGIYYAGSSERYADSLHGAKIAALGLKIRRGCSYHGVSLNVKMDLQPFNDINPCGYAGLKIVDMASLGVVAEWREVAQTLANQLTHHIAAHNPASPSANANCAA
- a CDS encoding DUF493 family protein codes for the protein MNPANESLIDFPCDFPIKVLGKTQPGFAEEILRLLKQFDADFDGASIEMRPSRNGNYIGLTCIVHARDRNQLDEIYRALSLHPMVSVVL
- a CDS encoding D-amino acid aminotransferase yields the protein MNDSTVYLNGEWLPLSEARISVLDRGFIFGDGVYEVIPVYRVSDPALNVWRPFRIEQHLARLVRSLAKVRITDPFNEAGWRTLIEKAITLHVSRHTNDTSCLIYIQVTRGIAARAQVFPAHSTPTVLMMANSFTPPSALTREQGVVAVTAPDARWLHCDIKSTSLLGNVLMAQYAAEHNAVETVQLRNGELTEGSSSNIWVVKAGRLFAPPSNHLILEGIRYRLLEELAAEAGITFEARIITEAELRAADEIMMSSASREILPITRLDDCPVGNGRPGPVFAALYAGYQRMKERPLSADEGIKIDAKRLAAQ
- a CDS encoding D-alanyl-D-alanine carboxypeptidase family protein codes for the protein MRFPISFSYLVLSLLSACLALTSVLAQAQVPPPTVLARSWILMDATSNQVLAASNPDEQVEPASLTKLMTAYLVFEALKDKKIGMEQSIAPSDAVRRVKPDESRMFIQAHKPVTVSDLVHGMVVQSGNDAVIALAELIGGSEANFLTLMNQAAQRLGMKHTHYADVNGLPNPQHYTSASDVALLSARLIQDFPEYYPLFALKEFTYNKIRQFNRNRLLWLDSTVDGVKTGHTTSAGFCLAASAKRPLPQTPEINRRLVTVMMGERKEQDRVQDSLKMLNYGYQAYDMVRLYPGAQPVDTPRLFKGAANTLKVGVKSDKFITVPRGMGDKIKPIAHLNTPLIAPIANGQPVGMVKVMADDKEIAAFPLVALEEVKEAGFFGRWWDTAWLMLLKMWQK
- a CDS encoding alpha/beta hydrolase, which produces MADPKKYLIDGPIGKIEIAVDWPAEAIEQNAPARGIALIAHPHPLLGGTMDNKVAHTLARTFMQLGYVAVRSNFRGVGQTAGEHDQGNGEQDDLLAVLEHLRAQPLCADSPLVLAGFSFGTFVLSHLAQRLAQNNISVQRLVFVGTAAGRWAVAPVPEDTIVIHGEQDETIPLTEVFDWARPQELPVTVIPGADHFFHRKLHLLKRIIVENWRV